A part of Ziziphus jujuba cultivar Dongzao chromosome 8, ASM3175591v1 genomic DNA contains:
- the LOC107404082 gene encoding metal tolerance protein 11: MEDMVTLKIDEETSLLKRSNNGGDGSWRLNFDGFQLSAEHTEKKPPPGIHDCYGVLGPEDNVAEYYQQQVEMLEGFNEMDALAERGFIPGMSKEEQEKLAKSETFAIRISNVANMVLFAAKVYASIRSGSLAIIASTLDSLLDLLSGFILWFTAFSMQTPNPYQYPIGKKRMQPLGILVFASVMATLGLQIILESMRTLIYDGDEFNLTKEQERWVVGIMLMVTLVKLLLMIYCRSFANEIVKAYAQDHFFDVITNIIGLFAALLANYFDGWMDPVGAIILALYTIRTWSLTVLENVNSLVGKSAAPEYLQKLTYLCWNHHRAIRHIDTVRAYTFGSHYFVEVDIVLPASMPLQEAHDIGESLQEKLERLPEIERAFVHLDYEFSHKPEHAQAHSL, from the exons ATGGAGGACATGGTTACTCTCAAAATTGACGAGGAGACCTCGCTCTTGAAACGGTCCAACAATGGTGGTGATGGGTCATGGCGTTTGAACTTCGATGGCTTTCAGTTATCCGCAGAACACACAGAGAAAAAGCCTCCCCCTGGCATCCATGATTGTTATGGAGTCTTAG GTCCAGAGGACAATGTGGCCGAGTATTACCAGCAGCAGGTGGAGATGCTTGAGGGCTTTAATGAAATGGATGCTTTGGCAGAGCGTGGTTTTATCCCTGGAATGTCAAAA GAAGAGCAGGAAAAGTTGGCAAAAAGCGAGACATTTGCCATCAGAATTTCAAATGTTGCAAACATGGTTCTTTTTGCAGCCAAAGTTTATGCATCCATCAGAAGTGGTTCATTGGCCATCATTGCATCCACATTGGACTCACTGCTTGATCTTTTGTCTGGCTTCATCTTGTGGTTTACTGCATTCTCCATGCAAACACCTAACCCATATCAGTACCCTATTGGAAAGAAGCGTATGCAACCATTG GGAATTCTAGTATTTGCCTCCGTCATGGCGACTCTAGGACTGCAGATTATTTTGGAGTCTATGCGCACACTAATATACGAT GGGGATGAATTTAACTTGACCAAAGAGCAAGAGCGATGGGTTGTGGGAATTATGCTCATGGTTACTTTGGTAAAACTGCTATTGATGATTTACTGCCGCTCTTTCGCTAATGAAATTGTTAAAGCCTATGCCCAGGATCACTTTTTTGATGTCATCACCAATATCATTGGCCTCTTTGCTGCACTCCTTGCTAATTATTTTGATGGCTGGATGGATCCTGTTGGAGCTATTATT TTGGCCTTGTACACCATCCGCACGTGGTCATTGACAGTGCTAGAAAATGTGAATTCCCTTGTCGGAAAATCAGCTGCTCCAGAATATCTACAGAAACTCACATACCTCTGTTGGAATCACCACAGAGCTATTCGGCACATTGATACCGTTCGCGCTTATACCTTTGGGTCTCACTACTTTGTTGAGGTTGACATTGTTCTGCCAGCATCCATGCCTTTACAAGAAGCTCATGACATTGGAGAATCCTTGCAGGAGAAACTTGAGCGCTTGCCTGAAATAGAACGCGCCTTTGTTCATCTGGATTATGAGTTCTCCCACAAGCCGGAGCATGCACAGGCACACTCATTGTAG